The genomic segment CAATCAGGATGGTGCTTTATTCAAGGCGTGAGGAAATTGAAATTATGCGCCTGGTAGGTGCATCAGACAGTTTTATCAAAGACCCGTTTTATATACAGAGTCTTATAATGGGAGCTGCTGGCGGAGGCATGGGGCTTGGGGCCTTATTTTTATTGATAAGGTTTATTTCATTAAATTTTGAAATATCATTTTCAGAAAAATTTTCCCAGATCAGTTTTCTTCCCCTGGAATTATTAATTGGAATTCTTTTAGGCAGTATGTTTGTCGGCTGGACAGGATGTTTTATTTCTTTAAGACAATTTTTAAAATCATAGGCTTTATCCTTATATTAAATTTTACATTTATAATACCGGCAGGAGCTGAAACCCAAAAAATTGACAGGCTTAAACAGGATGCTGCCAGTATTGACAAACAAATAAAAAAAAATAAGGACAAGCTCAAAGATTTTACCAAAAAAGAAGCAGATGTGGTTGACACTCTTAATGAAGTGGATATATCAATTAATCAGGCAAGAAAAAAAGCATCAGCATTTCATAAGAACTTAACTGATCTTGAAAAAAAAATTCAATCTGTGCAAAATCAATTTAATGATCTGCAAACACAGATTGAAACAAATGAAATATATGTATCCAAAAGAATTTCAGGTCTTTATAAGCTAAACCGTCTGGGAAAACTGCATATTTTGATAAATGCTGATTCTATTATTGATTTTTGCCAGAGAAAAAGGGCATTGGAGCAAATCCTGGATTATGACAATCAAATAATAAATAATCTTAAGGCCAGGAAGATTGAATCCATGAAAATGGCTGATCTGCTTGCTGAACAAAGGCAGGAATATATAATCCTGGAAAAAGATTATCAAACCCAGGTTCGTTTGTTAAGCCATCAGCAGCAGCAGCGCAAAAAATTGCTGGCAGGTATCAGGGAAAAGAAATCTCTGGCAAAAGCTTCCCTTGATTCCCTGCGCAGGTCTGCAAAACAACTGGATCAAAAAATAAAATCATTACAGGATTTAAGACAGGAAAATAAAAAAAAATCATCTGCCGGTTCATTTAAAGCTTTTAAAGGCTTGCTAAAAATGCCGGTAAAAGGTAAGATAATATCATCTTTTGGCCTGTATAAAAATACTGAATTTAATGTAATGAACATTCAAAGCGGCATTGATATTAAAGCAGACCGCGGGTCCCCTGTACACTCTGTAATGGAAGGCGAGGTTATTTATTCAAGCTGGTTTAAGGGCTATGGGAATATGATTATTATAGACCATGGAGATCATTACTACACACTATATGCACATGTTGAAGAATTGTATAAAAAAAAAGGCGATAAGGTAATAACAGATGAGGTTATCGCAACAACAGGAGACAGCGGCTCCATGAGCGGGCCTGGGCTTCATTTTGAAATACGTCATCATGGGAAACCGGTTGATCCGGTGAAATGGCTAAAAAAAAGCTAAAAGGAGTAAATTAAATGTCTTATATCAGCAAAAGGCATGGGAAATTATGCCTGGCAATCATTTCTATTATTTTATTTTGTGTTATTGGCTCAGGTTTTTACCGGGATATTTCAGCAGGTGATAAAGAAACATACAAAGGTCTTAAGATGTTTGCAGACGTTATTGACCTGGTAGAAAAAAACTATGTTGATGAGGTTGATGCAAAAGAACTTATTCAAAAAGCTATCCAGGGAATGGTCAGCAGCCTTGATCCCCACTCTCAACTGCTTCCCCCTGAAGCATTTGAAGAACTCCAGATTGATACCAAAGGTGAATTTGGAGGCATTGGTATTGTGATTACCATGCAGAAAGGGCTTCTTACAGTTATATCACCCATTGAAGGAACCCCTGCCCATAAAGCAGGAGTTAAAGCAGGTGATATTATTGTCAAGGTAGATGGTGAATATACCAAAGACATGATGCTTTGGGAAGCTGTTAAGAAAATGAGAGGCCCCCAGGGAGAGTCGGTAATTATTACTATTGTAAGAGAAGGTTTGGCAGAACCTGTTGATTTTAACCTGGTGCGTGATATTATACCTATTGAAAGTGTACGTTATATGTCATTACAGCCTGGATACGGTTATATAAGGATCAGCAATTTTCAAGACAACACAACCTCAGACCTTAGAGCAGCTCTTAAAAAACTTGAATCCTCAAAGGTTTCTTTAAAAGGTCTTATTATTGATCTCAGGGATAATCCAGGCGGGCTTCTTAATCAGGCTATTGAGGTATCTGATCTTTTTGTTGAGCAGGGTGATATAGTTTCCATAAAGGGCCGCCAGACAAAACATACCAAAATTTTTAAAGCTCATGCAGATATTAATAAACATGATTATCCTATTGTTGTTTTGATAAATGGAGGAAGTGCCAGTGCATCAGAGATTGTGGCAGGGGCATTACAGGATCATAAACGGGCATTAATACTTGGAACAACATCTTTTGGAAAAGGTTCTGTTCAGACCGTGGAAACCCTTAAAGACGGCTATGGACTCAGATTTACCATTGCCAGGTATTACACTCCCAGCGGAAGATCTATCCAGGCCCAGGGAATTGTCCCTGACATAGAGGTTAAATATGAATTAATGACTGATGAAAAAGATAAGGAAGACCGGATATTAAAAGAAAAAGATCTTAAAAATCATCTTGATGCAGAACCTTTTAGTGATAAAAAGAAATTAAATGAAGCAGGTAAAGATAAAAAAGATACTCAGGATTTAAATCAAACCACAACTGAAACCCGCTATGGTCCCCTTGATCCTGAATCACTTCATTCTGACAGCCAGGTAATGCGCGCTCTTGATATATTAAAAAGTTATCATATCTTTTCGGAAATCCGCGGTTGATAACGCCTGAGCATAATAACAAAAAAATCAATTCCCCTTATAGTTCGGCAGCAATTGCTGCCGGACTATTGTTTACAGTTTTGCTTTTTACTGTTCATTGTCCTGGAAAGTCCTCAACTGCCCCTGATTTGTTCCATAAAGACCCAAATGGTGAATATAATCAAGCTTATGAAATACCTGTTTATGAAGTCTATCCATATGGGGAAGATGATATAATCAAGGATATTCCTGTATCTGAAAGAAAACCTGCCTCAGGATTCTCTCTGCCAAAGGCTGCTATTATCATTGATGATATTGGATATGATCCTCTGATTGTTAAACTTTTTCTTGAACTTGATATAGATATAACCTTTTCCATTTTTCCATTTTGTCCTTTTCGGGAATCAATAATAAAAGAAATCCAGACAAAAGGCATGGAGATAATGCTGCACCTGCCAATGGAACCCGTAGAATATCCTGATGTTGATCCTGGAAAATTTGCCCTGCTTGCATCCATGTCTCCAAAACAGCTTATTGAAACCCTTGAATATAATTTAGAGCAGATAAAAAATATAAAAGGTGTGAATAATCACATGGGTTCAAGAATAACAGCAATGCCGACCCAGATGTATTTAATTTTATCCAGAGTAAAGCAAAAAAATCTTTTTTTTATTGACAGTGTTACAAGTTCTGACAGTGTCTGCAAATCATCAGCTCGTATTTTGCAGCTCCCTTTTGCTGCCAGGGATATATTTTTGGATCATATTCAAAAACCTGAGATTATAAGACGGCAGATAAGGCGTTTGACTCAGATTGCTGAAGCATACGGCGAGGCTTTAGGAATCGGCCATCCCCATAAAATTACATATGAAATACTTAAACAGGAGCTTCCCCTGCTTAAAAAAAAGGTTCAAATTGTTCCTGCATCCAGGATTATTCATACAATCGGATAAGAATTGTAGAGACAAGGCATGCCTTGTCTCTACGTTTGGCAGGGAAATTTTCCCTTAAACCCTAAGGGTTTTAAAAACCCTTAGGGTTTAAAATAAAAAATTAATTTAATCTTTACATTGGAAATCAAGAATGTTATTTTATATGTTTCTAAAAATACGATATAAAAACATATTTTTATAAATAACAGACTCAGAGGGCTGCTATGAAACGTAAAGACCTTGAATTTTTTAAAAATTTTTTAAATGACCGGCTTGAAGAACTGCTGGGTCATGCAGATGATACTGTATCAGGCATGACTTCACAGAAAGAAAATTTTCCAGATCCTACTGATCGTGCATCAATGGAGGCTGACAGGAATTTTCTTCTCCGAATACGAGACAGGGAAAATAAATTGATTAAAAAAATTAAAAAAGCTCTTGACCGGATAGAAAATGAAACCTTTGGTATCTGTGAAACCTGCGGTGAAGATATTTCCATTGAACGATTAAAGGCAAGGCCTGTAACGACCCAGTGCATTGACTGCAAAACCAAAGAAGAGGCTATGGAGAAAGCTCTTGGGCTGTAAGGATAATTTAAGGATTGACCTTCATATTCATTCCACAGCTTCTGACGGTACATTTTCTCCCTTAGAAATTCTATCCCTGGCAGAGAAATTAAAACTGGGTGCAATCTCCATTACAGACCATGATACTGTTGCCGGCTGCAGGCAGGTTCATGAAAATGGAATTCCTGGTTCAATCTGTTTTCTAAACGGTATTGAGATAAGTGCAGCATCACCCTCTTTTTTTCCATGTTCTGGAAGTTTTCATATATTGGGATATGGTATTAAACTTGATGATCCAGATTTAAATCAGGCACTAATATCACTTCAAGAAGCAAGAACAGAAAGAAATCCTCAAATAATTGAGATTTTAAATAATATGGGGTTTGATATATCCTGTTTAGAGGTTCTTGAATATGCAAAAGAAAGCCAGATAGGAAGACCCCATATTGCAGGGCTTATGAAACAAAAAGGATATGTTGAATCCATTAACGAAGCATTTGACAAATACCTGGGTACTGATAAACCTGCTTATGTTGATAAATACAGGATAAGCTGTGAAAAAGCCATCCAGATTATTACAAATGCCGGAGGTATCCCTGTTATAGCACATCCAGGATTGTTAAAACCTCTTTCTAATCTGTCTTTTGAACATGCAGTCTCCAGGTTAAAATCAATGGGAATTCAGGGAATAGAGGTTTATTATCCTGCTCATTCAAAAGAACAGACAAATTTTTTTTCACAAACAGCAGACCAATTCGGCCTTCTTAAAACAGGAGGCACAGATTTTCACGGAGCTGTCAGTCCTGGTATAAGTATGGGAACTGGAAAAGGAAATTTTTTTGTTTCTTACTCTATTTTTGAAAAACTAATAGAACGGTTATAATGTCGATTTTTGAAAATTAATATGCAGCTTTCAAAACTGGAAAAAAAACTTTCATATATTTTTAAAGATAAGACACTTATACAGGAAGCCTGCCGCCACAGTTCTTTTGTGAACGAACATCCTGACAAGCTTGTCAGGGATAATGAGCGCCTTGAATTTTTAGGAGATGCTGTTTTAAATCTTGTTATAGGTCATCTTCTTATGAAACAATATCCTGATATCCCTGAAGGAGACCTGTCAAGAATGCGCGCCAACCTGGTAAATGAGATCCAGCTCGCAAAAATTGCAAGATTTCTTGGTATTGGAAAATATCTGGAATTGGGCAAAGGAGAGGAACAGACAAAAGGGCGTGAAAAAAATTCAATTTTAGCTGATGCTTTTGAAGCTGTAATAGCTGCAATATACCTTGACACAGGTTTTAATTCAGCATTTGATTTTATTGACAGTCAGTTTTCAAAATTAATCCCCAAAATGTCAGTTCCTGCATTAAACTATGATTATAAAAGCAAGCTTCAGGAGGTTATCCAGGTAAATCATAAGGTAATGCCTGGTTATAAGATTGAAAATGAAAGCGGGCCTGACCATGATAAAACCTTTGTTGTAAGTATAAATTTTGACAATATAAAGGTTACAGGAACAGGGAAAAGCAAAAAAACAGCAGAACAGGATGCTGCGAAAAAGGCTCTTGAATCATTGAATATTATATAATTATTTTATCAGATTATAATTTGCTGGCCGGGTGTAAATCTTGTTTATGTGTGTTCATAAAAAAAACTTAATAATCCCAGTATTTATACCCCATGCAGGATGTCCTCATAAATGTGCATTTTGCAACCAGAAAACCATTACCCATGTAAATTCCAAGCTTCCATCCCAAAAACAGCTTCAGTCCCGGATACAGGAATTTCTCAAATATAAAAGCCCAAAGCACAATAAAGTCCAGATTTCATTTTACGGCGGGAATTTTCTGGGACTTCAACATGACGATATTCAATATCTGCTCACACAAGCCAGCTCTTTTATAGATTCAGGTGATGTTGATTCCCTTCGGTTTTCCACACGTCCTGATACAATAACCCCTGAAAATCTTAATGTTTTAAATGATTTTAAAGTATCAGCCATTGAACTCGGGGTTCAGTCAATGGATAACCGGGTACTGGAATTGTCAAAACGGGGGCATACAGCTTTAGATACCAAAAAGGCTGTGCATCTTCTCAAAGAACGGGGTTATGAAACAGGGCTGCAAATGATGACAGGACTTCCTGGAGATACCCCTGAAAAAGCTATGAATACAGGTCATAAGCTTGTTGAACTCCTGCCTGATTTTGTCAGGATTTATCCTGCAGTTGTCCTGGAAAACAGCCTGCTTGCAAAATTATACAGGGATGGAAAATATTGCCCCATGCCTGTTGATGAATGTGTTACACTGGTAAAAAAATTATACCTGCTTTTTACACAAAACAATATCCCTGTTATACGCATGGGACTTCAATCCTCATTAGAATTAGACAGCGGAACCGCCGTTCTTGCAGGCCCATATCACCCGGCCTTTGGACATATGGTATATTCGGAAATCTTTCTTGACAAGGTTATTGCAAAATTGAAATTATTGCCTGGTTTAGAAAAAACTGTTTCCATTGCTGTTCATCCTGCCAATGTTTCCAGGTTACAGGGCTTGAAAAACAGGAATATTGAAATATTAAAAAAAATGTTTCATATTGAGGCTGTTAAAATTATCCAGAATTCAGCAGTTTCAAAAGCTGATGTAATTATATGACCTGTCTTGAACCAGGAACGGAGTCTTTATGGAAAAAGGAAAATATTTCACCATCAGCCGGCCCCGGCAGTTTGGCAAGACCACCATGTAATTGAATTGAAAATCTGGCACGGCACTAAATATCATGAAAAAGGTCTGTTGTGTTTGAGGATAAAGAGATATTTGCAGTGTGGGTTTAAAAATAAGAAATATGTACCCAACCCGAAGCATGATAAAGCAGGGCAGAATAACCAAAGGTTTGAAATCACCAAACTCGAAAACCAAATATCAAAACCTTTACCAGTAGCAGAAAAGTATTAGAATATGGATAATCCCCATGACAAACTATTTAAAGAAACCATGAGCCGGAAAGAAAATGCTGTCTCATTTTTCAGGGAATACCTGTCTGAAGATATAGTATCTAATGCAGACTGGAGAACACTTTCCATATCCAAAGATTCCTTTATTGATGAAGAACTTAAGGAACGATTTTCAGACATAGTTTACACTGTCAGGGTAAGAGGTAAGCAGATGTTTATCTACATCCTGCTTGAACATCAGTCATATGTTGATCCGTGGATGGCTTTCAGGGTTTTGCGTTATATGATAAAAATATGGGAATTATTCATAAAGCAGAATCCTGATGCAAAAAAGCTACCAGGCATTTTGCCTGTTGTGTTTTACCACGGTAAAGATAAATGGAAGACAAACAAATATTTCAAGAACCTGATTAAAAACCAGAACTTGATGGAGAGTTATATCCCTGATTTTGAATATGTTCTTAAAGATTTTTCAATTTATACTGATGAAGAAATCAAAGGCTCTGTTATGCTCAGGCTTTTTCTGGCAGTTATAAAAAATGCTGATTTACCAGGATTTGTAAATGAATTTAAGAAATTAGTCCCTTTGTTTGTTGAGTTGTCAAAGAAAAAAACAGGAATGGAGTATATTGAAGCAATACTCAGGTATATCTTCAATGTTTCAGAGGTATTAAAACCAAAAGATGTTGAAGATGTGCTTATCAAAGCTTTAGAAGAAAACAAGAGAGGTGCTATAATGACTATTGCTGAACAATTAAGGAAAGAAGGGGAGATTAAAGGCGAAATTAAGGGTGAAATTAAAGGAAAAATTAAAACTTATCAGGAGCTTTTAACCACCGGCCTTTTACCCAGAGAGCTTGCAGAGAAAAAGATTGCCGAACTTATAGAAGAATTAAAAAATTTGAATGTTCAATTTCAAACTGATTAATGTTTTTAGCTACATTTTGAAAAAAATAAAAATTTTTAAAGGAAAAAATCTTCATGGCATTAAGGCTGATAAACTTATTTTTTGCACTGTTTTCAAAATCAGGCAATGATGAAATATTGCAGATAAAATACTATCCCGCATATTGATTATTATAAAACCGATGTGTATTGTACCAGTAAGAAAACAATACAGCGGAGCTTCTATGGAAAAAGAATTTAACGATACCGGGGTATGTGTTCCAAGCAGACATTACATGGTAAATACTTCTGATAAAATCAAAAGTATTATCCAGCTTATTGAAAAAGGAAAATATTTCACCATCAGCCGGCCCCGGCAGTTTGGCAAGACCACCACCCTTTTTTTAATCATGAAAAAGTTGTTTAAAACAGATGAATACCTGCCTGTAAGAATCAGTTTCGAAGGTTTGACAACAGAAAATTATGCTAATGAAAAAAAGTTTTTAGCTGGATTCTGTAATTTATTAAAACGGTTCTTCCGCTCACAAAAATTGCATGAACTGCTGGATTATACGGAAAAGCAGGGCAATATGGAAAACTTTGATCAATTAAACAGTTTTATCACAAATTTATGCTCAATAAGCACCAGGCACATTGTTTTAATGATAGATGAAGTTGATAAAAGCAGTAATAATCAGTTGTTCCTGGACTTTCTCGCCCTGCTGAGAACAAAATTTTTAGACAGCATGGAAGGTCAGGATACAAGCTTTCACTCGATTATTATGGCTGGTGTCCATGATATAAAAACCCTTAAAGCTAAAATCCGGCCTGATGATGAAAGAAAATACAACAGCCCCTGGAATATTGCTTCTGATTTCAATGTGGATTTAAGCTTTAGTTCTCATGAAATTGAAACCATGCTCAATGATTACAGCCATGAAAAAAATATAAACCCGGATATCCGGGCAATTGCTCAAAAGCTTTACTATTACACTTCCGGCTATCCCTGGCTGGTCAGTAAGCTCTGCAAATTAATTGATGAAAATATTATAACCCAAAGGAAGAATAAAAACTGGCTGGCAGCTGATGTGGAAGCTGGTTTCAGGATGATTGCAGACAAAGCCTATTCTGCAACATTGTTTGACAGCCTGATAAAAAACCTTGAAAATAACAATGATCTGTACGAACTTGTTTTCCAGATTATCATCAACGGCAGAAGCCTTGATTTCAGTATTGATGATCCTGTAATTAATCTGGGACATCTCTATGGTATCCTTGTCAATTCTGAAAGAGGAAGATGTCAGATTCACAACCGGATTTTTGAACAGAGAATTTATGCCTATATGATGTCCAAGGTACAACGAACAAAATCCGGAAATGTCAACGAATATGGAAGCCCTGAATTTTACAATGTTTCAGGACTGGACATCAGGCTGGTTTTACAGCGGTTCCAGACATTCATGAAGGAACATTACTCACAAAAAGATGCGAAATTTCTCGAACGAGAAGGCCGCCTGCTTTTTCTCTCATATCTCAGACCCATTATAAACGGCAGGGGATTTGATTTTAAGGAACCAAATGTATCTGATGAACGGCGTATGGATATCGTAATAACATACGAGAATCAGCGCTATGTTATTGAATTGAAAATCTGGCACGGCCCAAAATATCATCAAAAAGGGCTGAAACAACTAAGTGCCTACCTCGACACATACCAGCTTAAAGAAGGTTATCTGCTCATTTATGATTTCAATAAAAATAAAGACTACAAACAGGAGCAGATCATATTTGAGGATAAAGAGATATTTGCAGTGTGGGTTTGAAACATGGAAAAAGAATTTAACGATACCGGAGTATGTGTTCCAAGCAGACATTACATGGTAAATACTTCTGATAAAATCAAAAGTATTATCCAGCTTATTGAAAAAGGAAAATATTTCACCATCAGCCGGCCCCGGCAGTTTGGCAAGACCACCACCCTGCAATTGTTAAGCAGCCAGCTCAATCTTATTGACAAGTATCTGACCTTGAATATCAGCTTCGAGGGAACAGGTGATTCTTTTTTTGCAAATGAACAGGTATTTTGTCCCGGGCTTCTTAGAATCATTGCCCGTACACTCAGATTCAGCAATCCTGAAATATATGAATATCTTTTACCAGCTTCCCGGCAGGTACATAATTTTGAAGAATTATCGCAATTTATTTCCCAATATGTGCTGGAAATGAACAAGCATGTTGTCTTGTTTATT from the Desulfonema limicola genome contains:
- a CDS encoding PHP domain-containing protein, translating into MGCKDNLRIDLHIHSTASDGTFSPLEILSLAEKLKLGAISITDHDTVAGCRQVHENGIPGSICFLNGIEISAASPSFFPCSGSFHILGYGIKLDDPDLNQALISLQEARTERNPQIIEILNNMGFDISCLEVLEYAKESQIGRPHIAGLMKQKGYVESINEAFDKYLGTDKPAYVDKYRISCEKAIQIITNAGGIPVIAHPGLLKPLSNLSFEHAVSRLKSMGIQGIEVYYPAHSKEQTNFFSQTADQFGLLKTGGTDFHGAVSPGISMGTGKGNFFVSYSIFEKLIERL
- a CDS encoding Rpn family recombination-promoting nuclease/putative transposase, producing MDNPHDKLFKETMSRKENAVSFFREYLSEDIVSNADWRTLSISKDSFIDEELKERFSDIVYTVRVRGKQMFIYILLEHQSYVDPWMAFRVLRYMIKIWELFIKQNPDAKKLPGILPVVFYHGKDKWKTNKYFKNLIKNQNLMESYIPDFEYVLKDFSIYTDEEIKGSVMLRLFLAVIKNADLPGFVNEFKKLVPLFVELSKKKTGMEYIEAILRYIFNVSEVLKPKDVEDVLIKALEENKRGAIMTIAEQLRKEGEIKGEIKGEIKGKIKTYQELLTTGLLPRELAEKKIAELIEELKNLNVQFQTD
- a CDS encoding murein hydrolase activator EnvC family protein, whose protein sequence is MFYFFKTIFKIIGFILILNFTFIIPAGAETQKIDRLKQDAASIDKQIKKNKDKLKDFTKKEADVVDTLNEVDISINQARKKASAFHKNLTDLEKKIQSVQNQFNDLQTQIETNEIYVSKRISGLYKLNRLGKLHILINADSIIDFCQRKRALEQILDYDNQIINNLKARKIESMKMADLLAEQRQEYIILEKDYQTQVRLLSHQQQQRKKLLAGIREKKSLAKASLDSLRRSAKQLDQKIKSLQDLRQENKKKSSAGSFKAFKGLLKMPVKGKIISSFGLYKNTEFNVMNIQSGIDIKADRGSPVHSVMEGEVIYSSWFKGYGNMIIIDHGDHYYTLYAHVEELYKKKGDKVITDEVIATTGDSGSMSGPGLHFEIRHHGKPVDPVKWLKKS
- a CDS encoding divergent polysaccharide deacetylase family protein; its protein translation is MITPEHNNKKINSPYSSAAIAAGLLFTVLLFTVHCPGKSSTAPDLFHKDPNGEYNQAYEIPVYEVYPYGEDDIIKDIPVSERKPASGFSLPKAAIIIDDIGYDPLIVKLFLELDIDITFSIFPFCPFRESIIKEIQTKGMEIMLHLPMEPVEYPDVDPGKFALLASMSPKQLIETLEYNLEQIKNIKGVNNHMGSRITAMPTQMYLILSRVKQKNLFFIDSVTSSDSVCKSSARILQLPFAARDIFLDHIQKPEIIRRQIRRLTQIAEAYGEALGIGHPHKITYEILKQELPLLKKKVQIVPASRIIHTIG
- the dksA gene encoding RNA polymerase-binding protein DksA: MKRKDLEFFKNFLNDRLEELLGHADDTVSGMTSQKENFPDPTDRASMEADRNFLLRIRDRENKLIKKIKKALDRIENETFGICETCGEDISIERLKARPVTTQCIDCKTKEEAMEKALGL
- a CDS encoding AAA-like domain-containing protein, whose protein sequence is MEKEFNDTGVCVPSRHYMVNTSDKIKSIIQLIEKGKYFTISRPRQFGKTTTLFLIMKKLFKTDEYLPVRISFEGLTTENYANEKKFLAGFCNLLKRFFRSQKLHELLDYTEKQGNMENFDQLNSFITNLCSISTRHIVLMIDEVDKSSNNQLFLDFLALLRTKFLDSMEGQDTSFHSIIMAGVHDIKTLKAKIRPDDERKYNSPWNIASDFNVDLSFSSHEIETMLNDYSHEKNINPDIRAIAQKLYYYTSGYPWLVSKLCKLIDENIITQRKNKNWLAADVEAGFRMIADKAYSATLFDSLIKNLENNNDLYELVFQIIINGRSLDFSIDDPVINLGHLYGILVNSERGRCQIHNRIFEQRIYAYMMSKVQRTKSGNVNEYGSPEFYNVSGLDIRLVLQRFQTFMKEHYSQKDAKFLEREGRLLFLSYLRPIINGRGFDFKEPNVSDERRMDIVITYENQRYVIELKIWHGPKYHQKGLKQLSAYLDTYQLKEGYLLIYDFNKNKDYKQEQIIFEDKEIFAVWV
- the rnc gene encoding ribonuclease III is translated as MQLSKLEKKLSYIFKDKTLIQEACRHSSFVNEHPDKLVRDNERLEFLGDAVLNLVIGHLLMKQYPDIPEGDLSRMRANLVNEIQLAKIARFLGIGKYLELGKGEEQTKGREKNSILADAFEAVIAAIYLDTGFNSAFDFIDSQFSKLIPKMSVPALNYDYKSKLQEVIQVNHKVMPGYKIENESGPDHDKTFVVSINFDNIKVTGTGKSKKTAEQDAAKKALESLNII
- a CDS encoding S41 family peptidase — translated: MSYISKRHGKLCLAIISIILFCVIGSGFYRDISAGDKETYKGLKMFADVIDLVEKNYVDEVDAKELIQKAIQGMVSSLDPHSQLLPPEAFEELQIDTKGEFGGIGIVITMQKGLLTVISPIEGTPAHKAGVKAGDIIVKVDGEYTKDMMLWEAVKKMRGPQGESVIITIVREGLAEPVDFNLVRDIIPIESVRYMSLQPGYGYIRISNFQDNTTSDLRAALKKLESSKVSLKGLIIDLRDNPGGLLNQAIEVSDLFVEQGDIVSIKGRQTKHTKIFKAHADINKHDYPIVVLINGGSASASEIVAGALQDHKRALILGTTSFGKGSVQTVETLKDGYGLRFTIARYYTPSGRSIQAQGIVPDIEVKYELMTDEKDKEDRILKEKDLKNHLDAEPFSDKKKLNEAGKDKKDTQDLNQTTTETRYGPLDPESLHSDSQVMRALDILKSYHIFSEIRG
- a CDS encoding elongator complex protein 3, producing the protein MCVHKKNLIIPVFIPHAGCPHKCAFCNQKTITHVNSKLPSQKQLQSRIQEFLKYKSPKHNKVQISFYGGNFLGLQHDDIQYLLTQASSFIDSGDVDSLRFSTRPDTITPENLNVLNDFKVSAIELGVQSMDNRVLELSKRGHTALDTKKAVHLLKERGYETGLQMMTGLPGDTPEKAMNTGHKLVELLPDFVRIYPAVVLENSLLAKLYRDGKYCPMPVDECVTLVKKLYLLFTQNNIPVIRMGLQSSLELDSGTAVLAGPYHPAFGHMVYSEIFLDKVIAKLKLLPGLEKTVSIAVHPANVSRLQGLKNRNIEILKKMFHIEAVKIIQNSAVSKADVII